The following proteins are co-located in the Streptomyces bottropensis ATCC 25435 genome:
- a CDS encoding ABC transporter ATP-binding protein, whose amino-acid sequence MTQPLLSVRGLTKDFQVGTVFSRRRVRAVNDVSFDLPAGRITALVGESGSGKSTIARCLARLEQPSAGQVLLDGQDVLRTERRRASRAYRRKVQMVFQDPFGSLNPVHRIEHFLTRALVLHGHSATPEVLRELMKTVGLTEDMLQSYPHELSGGQRQRVSIARALAVEPRIVLADEPTSMLDVSVRVGVLNLMRRLRDERNIAMLYITHDLGSARYLADTTMVMFAGELVEGGDALAVMDAPAHPYTRLLLSAVPDPERAGSYDAVERARLREAILNPTSCPYGDDGACSRTDPVRHIVGEDDGQPHWVRCHLRAPASDIARRVLKATDRQATEATAATDATDDTEKAETTAA is encoded by the coding sequence ATGACCCAGCCCTTGTTGTCCGTACGCGGTCTGACCAAGGACTTCCAGGTCGGCACCGTCTTCTCCCGGCGTCGTGTCCGAGCCGTCAACGACGTCTCCTTCGATCTCCCGGCCGGCCGGATCACCGCCCTGGTCGGCGAGTCCGGCAGCGGCAAGTCCACCATCGCCCGCTGTCTCGCCCGCCTCGAACAGCCCTCCGCCGGACAGGTGCTGCTCGACGGCCAGGACGTCCTGCGCACCGAGCGGCGCCGGGCGTCACGGGCGTACCGCCGCAAGGTCCAGATGGTGTTCCAGGACCCCTTCGGCTCACTCAACCCCGTCCACCGCATCGAGCACTTCCTCACCCGGGCCCTCGTCCTGCACGGCCACTCCGCCACACCAGAGGTGCTGCGCGAGCTGATGAAAACGGTCGGCCTGACCGAGGACATGCTCCAGTCCTACCCGCACGAACTCTCCGGCGGCCAGCGTCAGCGCGTCTCCATCGCTCGCGCGTTGGCGGTGGAACCGCGCATCGTCCTGGCCGACGAACCGACGTCGATGCTGGACGTATCCGTGCGCGTCGGCGTGCTCAACCTGATGCGGCGCCTGCGCGACGAGCGGAACATCGCCATGCTCTACATCACGCACGACCTGGGCTCCGCCCGCTACCTCGCCGACACCACGATGGTCATGTTCGCCGGCGAACTCGTCGAGGGCGGCGACGCGTTGGCGGTGATGGACGCCCCCGCCCACCCCTACACCCGCCTGCTGCTGTCCGCCGTACCCGACCCCGAACGGGCCGGCAGCTACGACGCCGTCGAGCGCGCCCGCCTGCGCGAGGCGATCCTCAACCCCACGTCCTGCCCCTACGGCGACGACGGCGCGTGCAGCCGCACCGACCCCGTCCGCCACATCGTCGGCGAAGACGACGGCCAGCCCCACTGGGTGCGCTGCCATTTGCGCGCACCCGCCTCCGACATCGCCCGCCGCGTCCTCAAGGCCACCGACCGGCAGGCCACCGAGGCAACCGCGGCCACCGACGCCACCGACGACACCGAGAAAGCGGAGACCACCGCCGCATGA
- a CDS encoding ABC transporter ATP-binding protein: MEPVLEVNDLRVEYRGDGRTVVGADDVSFSIGAGEVFGLAGESGCGKSTIANAVMRLLKPPAEITAGSIRFQGRDVLALNERELRAFRWREIAMVFQSAMNSLNPVLTIGEQIVDIFTTHEKLKKRAARERAGELLELVGIDPGRLKAYPHQLSGGMRQRVVIAMAVALHPRLLIMDEPTTALDVVVQQEIMAQIRDLQRELGFSILFITHDMSLMVELSDRMGVMYGGRIVELADAKDLFAHPLHPYTEALMNAFPPLTGPRQELTGLFDAPRTADSCGFHVRCPEDRSDCSMNIPDLREIAPGRWAAQSAQGAPR; this comes from the coding sequence ATGGAACCCGTACTTGAGGTGAACGACCTGCGCGTCGAATACCGCGGCGACGGACGCACCGTCGTGGGCGCCGACGACGTCTCCTTCTCCATCGGCGCCGGAGAGGTCTTCGGCCTCGCCGGAGAATCCGGCTGCGGCAAGTCGACCATCGCCAACGCGGTGATGCGACTGCTCAAGCCCCCGGCGGAGATCACCGCGGGCAGCATCCGCTTCCAGGGCAGGGACGTCCTCGCCCTGAACGAACGGGAGCTGCGCGCCTTCCGGTGGCGGGAGATCGCCATGGTCTTCCAGTCGGCGATGAACTCGCTCAACCCCGTCCTGACCATCGGCGAGCAGATAGTCGACATCTTCACCACCCACGAGAAGCTGAAGAAGCGGGCGGCGCGTGAGCGGGCCGGTGAGCTGCTGGAGCTGGTCGGCATCGACCCGGGAAGGCTGAAGGCATACCCGCACCAGCTGTCCGGCGGCATGCGCCAGCGCGTGGTCATCGCCATGGCCGTCGCACTCCACCCCCGGCTGCTGATCATGGACGAGCCGACCACCGCGCTCGACGTGGTCGTGCAGCAGGAGATCATGGCGCAGATCCGCGACCTCCAGCGGGAGCTGGGCTTCTCCATCCTCTTCATCACCCACGACATGTCCCTGATGGTCGAGCTGTCGGACCGCATGGGCGTGATGTACGGCGGACGGATCGTCGAACTAGCCGACGCCAAGGACCTGTTCGCCCATCCGCTCCACCCCTACACCGAGGCGCTGATGAACGCCTTCCCGCCGCTGACCGGCCCGCGCCAGGAGCTCACCGGCCTCTTCGACGCCCCGCGCACCGCCGACAGCTGCGGCTTCCACGTCCGCTGTCCCGAGGACCGCTCGGACTGCTCCATGAACATCCCCGACCTGCGCGAGATCGCCCCCGGCCGGTGGGCGGCCCAGAGTGCCCAGGGAGCCCCGCGATGA
- a CDS encoding ABC transporter permease, producing the protein MTAIEIATATTPTSPARTSRRRGLLRQLIDSKKALTGLILLALFALLALLAPVLVPGDPSLINSTGSQAPSAAHWLGTTAKGQDVLALTLWGARSSLFVGFTVGLVATAVAILVGLASAYFGRIMDDALTLVTNIFLLLPGLPLLIILAAFLPPGTSTVILVLVVTGWAGSARVLRAQAKSIRGKDFVAAAVVTGERPLRIMFREILPNMASVVMTTLLGCVIFGIGAQAGLEFLGLGDSSVVSWGTNLYWASNDGALMTGTWWAFVPSGLCIALVAFALALVNYAVDEVTNPRLRNRRARRETRG; encoded by the coding sequence ATGACCGCCATCGAGATCGCGACGGCCACCACGCCGACCAGCCCCGCGCGCACCTCCCGTCGGCGCGGACTGCTGCGCCAGCTCATCGACAGCAAGAAGGCGTTGACCGGGCTGATCCTGCTAGCTCTCTTCGCGCTGCTGGCCCTGCTCGCGCCCGTCCTGGTACCGGGCGACCCGTCGCTCATCAACTCCACGGGCAGCCAGGCTCCCTCGGCCGCGCACTGGCTCGGTACGACCGCCAAGGGACAAGACGTGCTCGCCCTCACGCTGTGGGGTGCGCGCAGCTCCCTCTTCGTCGGGTTCACCGTAGGGCTCGTGGCGACCGCGGTCGCCATCCTCGTCGGCCTGGCGTCCGCGTACTTCGGCCGCATCATGGACGACGCGCTGACCCTGGTCACCAACATCTTCCTGCTGCTGCCCGGCCTCCCGCTGCTCATCATCCTGGCCGCGTTCCTGCCGCCCGGCACCTCCACCGTGATCCTGGTCCTCGTCGTCACCGGCTGGGCGGGCTCGGCCCGGGTACTGCGAGCTCAGGCCAAGTCGATCCGCGGCAAGGACTTCGTGGCCGCCGCCGTCGTCACCGGCGAGCGCCCGCTGCGGATCATGTTCCGCGAGATCCTGCCCAACATGGCGTCCGTGGTGATGACCACGCTGCTCGGCTGCGTGATCTTCGGCATCGGCGCCCAGGCAGGCCTGGAGTTCCTCGGCCTCGGCGACAGCAGCGTCGTCAGCTGGGGCACCAACCTGTACTGGGCCAGCAACGACGGCGCGCTGATGACGGGCACATGGTGGGCCTTCGTCCCCTCCGGGCTGTGCATCGCGCTCGTCGCGTTCGCGCTCGCGCTGGTCAATTATGCGGTCGACGAGGTCACCAACCCCAGACTGCGCAACCGCCGTGCCCGCCGTGAGACGAGGGGCTGA
- a CDS encoding ABC transporter permease translates to MRLILRNLGFYLLAFWASITLNFVLPRFMPGDPVSRMFAQAQGTMQPDQIAQLRKLFGLDNRPLWEQYVSYVKSVFTGDLGISITRFPTPVTDVIGSQIGWTLLLGGVALVIAAVLGNLLGIVAAWRRGGVLDSAFPPLLIFVGSFPYFWLAMGALYLFGVSLNWFPLRHAYDVGLTPGLNGEFLSNVATHLVLPALTIVLVSIGGWMLGMRNTMIATAAEDYITMAEAKGLSPSRIMFRYAARNALLPSVTNFGMALGFVVGGALLTEVVFAYPGIGYQLLMAVQGLDYPLMQGIFLTITAAVLVANFLVDLVYVRLDPRVRVR, encoded by the coding sequence GTGCGTCTGATCCTGCGCAACCTGGGGTTCTATCTGCTCGCCTTCTGGGCCTCCATCACCCTGAACTTCGTTCTCCCGCGCTTCATGCCGGGCGACCCGGTCTCCCGGATGTTCGCGCAGGCCCAGGGCACGATGCAGCCCGACCAGATAGCCCAGTTGCGGAAACTCTTCGGCCTCGACAACCGCCCCCTCTGGGAGCAGTACGTCTCCTACGTCAAGAGCGTCTTCACCGGCGACCTCGGCATCTCCATCACCCGCTTCCCCACGCCGGTCACCGACGTGATCGGCTCGCAGATCGGCTGGACCCTGCTGCTCGGCGGCGTCGCGCTCGTCATCGCGGCCGTGCTCGGCAACCTGCTCGGCATCGTCGCCGCCTGGCGGCGCGGCGGCGTCCTCGACTCCGCCTTCCCGCCCCTGCTGATCTTCGTCGGCTCGTTCCCGTACTTCTGGCTGGCGATGGGCGCGCTGTACCTGTTCGGGGTGAGCCTGAACTGGTTCCCGCTGCGGCACGCCTACGACGTCGGTCTGACCCCCGGCCTCAACGGCGAGTTCCTCTCGAACGTCGCCACCCACCTGGTGCTGCCCGCGCTGACCATCGTGCTGGTCTCCATCGGCGGCTGGATGCTCGGCATGCGCAACACCATGATCGCCACGGCGGCCGAGGACTACATCACGATGGCCGAGGCGAAGGGGCTCAGCCCCTCGCGGATCATGTTCCGCTACGCCGCCCGCAACGCGCTGCTGCCCTCCGTCACCAACTTCGGCATGGCGCTCGGCTTCGTCGTCGGCGGCGCCCTGCTCACCGAGGTCGTGTTCGCCTACCCCGGCATCGGCTACCAGCTGCTGATGGCCGTCCAGGGCCTGGACTACCCACTGATGCAAGGAATCTTCCTGACGATCACGGCCGCGGTACTGGTCGCGAACTTCCTCGTTGACCTCGTCTACGTCCGCCTCGACCCGCGCGTCCGCGTCCGCTGA
- a CDS encoding ABC transporter substrate-binding protein, whose amino-acid sequence MAPSRIPSRRPRAVLRAVTATAAAALVLSACTGGSGAAGAGDTSGNQLLTIPREDLATFTRNFNPLSPQAAPMTLQSVYEPLAVHSMADAKDTPWLATKWEQAKDGKSLTFTLRDGVKWSDGKPLTADDVVYTFELQKKVLGGFDYLDKVTAVDAHTVKFSFDRAFSTAFYEISGHYILPKHIWSKVKDPAKYTNPDPVGTGPYTKIEKFQSQSYELRKNPDYWQPAKQQIAGIQMLAFSGNDSANIAFTNGEVDWTQSFIPDIEKSFVAKDKKHNHYWFPATGAMINWQLNTTKAPFNDPAVRKALSMAVDRDQITEVAMNGYAEPADCTGLARTYDKWRDTSLAASCTWTKYDSTEAAKALDAAGYKESGGKRKLKNGKNFTLDISVGSASSDWISVANIIKQDLAKVGITATVKTPDWSAVSSSYNTGTFDTGIVWSNNGATPYEYFRGVMSTKMVRQVGKQATENYHRFGDKKADKLIDAFAAATDEKTQAEQMNGLQELYNKDAPVVPLFTGPEWGAYTDARFTGWPTEENPYATLGNRNGSTILVLTSLKPVKG is encoded by the coding sequence ATGGCACCCTCCCGCATACCTTCACGGCGGCCACGAGCCGTCCTGAGAGCGGTCACCGCGACCGCCGCCGCGGCCCTGGTCCTGTCCGCCTGTACGGGTGGCTCGGGCGCCGCCGGCGCCGGTGACACTTCTGGCAACCAGCTGCTCACCATCCCGCGCGAGGATCTGGCGACGTTCACGCGCAACTTCAACCCACTCTCCCCGCAGGCCGCCCCCATGACCCTCCAGTCGGTCTACGAGCCTCTGGCGGTGCACAGCATGGCCGACGCCAAGGACACGCCGTGGCTGGCCACCAAGTGGGAGCAGGCCAAGGACGGCAAGTCCCTCACCTTCACGCTGCGCGACGGCGTCAAGTGGTCGGACGGCAAGCCGCTCACCGCCGACGACGTCGTCTACACCTTCGAGCTCCAGAAGAAGGTGCTCGGCGGCTTCGACTACCTCGACAAGGTCACCGCGGTCGACGCCCACACGGTGAAGTTCTCCTTCGACAGGGCGTTCTCGACCGCCTTCTACGAGATCAGCGGCCACTACATCCTGCCGAAGCACATCTGGTCGAAGGTGAAGGACCCGGCGAAGTACACCAACCCGGACCCGGTCGGCACCGGCCCGTACACCAAGATCGAGAAGTTCCAGAGCCAGTCGTACGAGCTGCGCAAGAACCCCGACTACTGGCAGCCCGCGAAGCAGCAGATCGCCGGCATCCAGATGCTCGCCTTCTCCGGCAACGACAGCGCCAACATCGCCTTCACCAACGGCGAGGTGGACTGGACGCAGTCGTTCATCCCGGACATCGAGAAGTCCTTCGTCGCCAAGGACAAGAAGCACAACCACTACTGGTTCCCGGCCACCGGCGCCATGATCAACTGGCAGCTGAACACCACCAAGGCGCCGTTCAACGATCCGGCCGTGCGCAAGGCGCTCAGCATGGCCGTCGACCGTGACCAGATCACCGAGGTCGCGATGAACGGCTACGCCGAACCCGCCGACTGCACGGGCCTGGCCCGCACGTACGACAAGTGGCGTGACACATCGCTGGCCGCCTCCTGCACCTGGACGAAGTACGACAGCACCGAGGCGGCCAAGGCCCTCGACGCGGCCGGCTACAAGGAGAGCGGCGGCAAGCGGAAGCTGAAGAACGGCAAGAACTTCACCCTCGACATCTCCGTCGGCTCCGCCTCCTCCGACTGGATCTCGGTCGCCAACATCATCAAGCAGGACCTGGCGAAGGTCGGCATCACCGCCACCGTGAAGACGCCCGACTGGTCGGCGGTCTCGTCCTCGTACAACACCGGCACCTTCGACACCGGCATCGTGTGGAGCAACAACGGCGCCACCCCCTACGAGTACTTCCGCGGCGTGATGTCGACCAAGATGGTGCGGCAGGTCGGCAAGCAGGCCACGGAGAACTACCACCGCTTCGGCGACAAGAAGGCCGACAAGCTCATCGACGCCTTCGCCGCCGCCACGGACGAGAAGACGCAAGCCGAGCAGATGAACGGCCTGCAGGAGCTGTACAACAAGGACGCGCCCGTCGTCCCGCTGTTCACCGGCCCCGAGTGGGGCGCGTACACGGACGCCCGCTTCACCGGCTGGCCCACCGAAGAGAACCCGTACGCCACCCTCGGTAACCGCAACGGCAGCACGATCCTCGTGCTCACGTCGCTGAAGCCCGTCAAGGGCTGA
- a CDS encoding LacI family DNA-binding transcriptional regulator, with protein sequence MSDVARHAGVSRTTVSFVLNDKPGAAIPEETRRRILAAIAELGYRPNAGARALAANRSGWFGLITEIVTGPFAGEMITGAQSRAWGDRRFLLIAASEGDPAQEAAALDQMLEHRVEGLLYATTWHRAVTLPKAVREVPTVLVNCYDAAGELPCILPDEVSGGYKATRRLLDAGHTRIGFINLDPVIPAAIGRREGYERALREAGITLDPSLVVPGWATADSAYTAAGELLDRPAGARPTALFCGNDRMAMGAYDAIKERGLRIPHDVAVVGFDNQELIAAYLRPKLTTLALPFEAMGTKGIDMLAALAAGQPLDTHRVTIDCPLLERSSV encoded by the coding sequence ATGAGCGACGTGGCGCGCCACGCGGGTGTCTCGCGGACCACCGTCTCCTTCGTCCTCAACGACAAGCCCGGCGCCGCCATCCCCGAGGAGACCCGTCGGCGGATCCTGGCGGCGATCGCCGAGCTCGGCTACCGGCCCAACGCCGGGGCGCGGGCGCTGGCCGCGAACCGCAGCGGGTGGTTCGGGCTGATCACCGAGATCGTGACCGGCCCGTTCGCGGGGGAGATGATCACGGGCGCGCAGAGCCGCGCCTGGGGTGACCGGAGGTTCCTGCTGATCGCCGCGAGCGAGGGCGACCCCGCCCAGGAGGCCGCCGCGCTCGACCAGATGCTGGAGCACCGGGTGGAAGGGCTGCTGTACGCCACCACCTGGCACCGCGCCGTCACGCTCCCCAAGGCCGTCCGGGAGGTGCCGACGGTGCTCGTCAACTGCTACGACGCGGCCGGTGAGCTGCCGTGCATCCTGCCCGACGAGGTGTCGGGCGGATACAAGGCGACCCGCCGGCTCCTGGACGCCGGTCACACCCGCATCGGGTTCATCAACCTCGACCCGGTGATCCCGGCCGCCATCGGCAGGCGTGAAGGGTACGAACGTGCCCTGCGCGAGGCCGGGATCACCCTCGACCCCTCGCTCGTCGTCCCCGGCTGGGCAACCGCCGACAGCGCCTACACCGCCGCCGGCGAACTGCTGGACCGCCCGGCCGGCGCCCGGCCGACCGCACTGTTCTGCGGAAACGACCGGATGGCGATGGGCGCGTACGACGCGATCAAGGAACGTGGGCTGCGCATCCCGCACGACGTGGCCGTGGTGGGGTTCGACAACCAGGAACTCATCGCCGCCTATCTGCGGCCGAAGCTGACGACGCTCGCCCTGCCCTTCGAGGCCATGGGCACCAAGGGCATCGACATGCTCGCCGCCCTCGCAGCAGGGCAGCCGCTCGACACCCACCGGGTGACGATCGACTGCCCGCTGCTCGAACGCTCGTCGGTCTGA